A part of Rhipicephalus microplus isolate Deutch F79 chromosome 8, USDA_Rmic, whole genome shotgun sequence genomic DNA contains:
- the LOC119176874 gene encoding uncharacterized protein LOC119176874, producing MIYKKWIVAINRDEGPEFQVGKSTKVCSKHFRSSDFIPSVASGRSLLRDSAVPSVFAFSKEKKERKPPKPRASPQVRSRNPVLGPGVLGDELMHSPDEVKAAPVRLEEPTRLNSSLEDGNARLAETIKQKNNEIARLRDELCQIKEQLVAAKGIIGQLGFEKASLSCQLAAERERTAPFTVERFKDCDKDMLFYTGLPSYNHFKKLLVYLNPGDDGCNVLCSERTESSEPRSLQGRKRKLSTENELFLVLVRLRLGLFEDDLAHRFCIAQSTVSRICTSWINFLYAKLGLLPLWAPRRIVDATMPPEFKEKYSSTRVILDATEIQCEVPSSLSLQSTTYSPYKSSNTFKGLIGVLPDGLVAFVSELFTGSSSDRECVIRSGFLDLKFDDEDAVMADKGFRIEDLLAKNGVKLNLLPFLKGGTFSPKEVKSTKEIAALRIHVERRIQRIKAFHIFDRPIPLTLAPLINQIWTVTAILSNFQSSLMQQSSGKPQQEP from the coding sequence ATGATATACAAGAAGTGGATTGTTGCGATCAACAGGGATGAAGGCCCGGAATTTCAAGTCGGCAAGTCAACGAAGGTCTGCTCGAAGCATTTTAGGTCATCGGACTTTATACCTAGCGTTGCGAGTGGCCGCAGCCTCCTTCGGGACTCGGCAGTTCCGTCAGTTTTTGCTTTTtccaaggaaaagaaagaacGGAAGCCCCCAAAGCCACGTGCTTCACCACAAGTAAGAAGCCGAAACCCGGTTCTAGGCCCAGGAGTGCTAGGCGATGAGCTTATGCATAGCCCAGATGAAGTGAAGGCAGCACCGGTACGTCTAGAGGAACCCACTAGGCTCAACAGCTCACTTGAAGATGGAAATGCACGTTTGGCCGAAAcgataaaacagaaaaacaacgaaatcgcgcGGCTCCGAGACGAGCTTTGCCAAATAAAGGAGCAGCTTGTTGCTGCAAAAGGAATCATCGGGCAACTGGGCTTTGAAAAGGCGTCCTTGAGTTgccaacttgctgctgaaagagaACGAACGGCTCCCTTCACAGTGGAACGGTTCAAGGACTGCGATAAAGACATGCTATTTTACACTGGGCTGCCAAGCTACAACCATTTCAAGAAACTTCTGGTCTACTTGAACCCCGGTGATGATGGGTGCAACGTTCTATGTTCAGAACGTACAGAAAGCAGTGAACCCAGATCATTGCAAGGGCGGAAGAGAAAACTAAGCACGGAAAATGAGCTGTTTTTGGTGCTAGTCCGACTGCGCCTCGGCCTGTTTGAAGATGATTTGGCTCACAGGTTCTGCATTGCCCAGTCAACTGTGTCCCGAATATGCACATCGTGGATTAACTTCCTGTATGCCAAACTAGGCCTGTTACCTCTGTGGGCTCCTAGAAGAATTGTAGATGCTACAATGCCACCCGAGTTTAAGGAAAAGTATTCATCGACTCGAGTAATCCTGGACGCCACGGAAATACAGTGCGAGGTGCCATCATCCTTGTCCCTACAGTCTACAACGTACTCCCCATACAAGTCGAGCAACACATTCAAGGGACTCATCGGCGTCCTGCCTGATGGCCTTGTCGCCTTTGTGTCCGAGCTTTTCACAGGATCCAGCTCAGACAGAGAGTGTGTGATTAGGAGTGGTTTTTTAGACTTGAAGTTTGACGACGAAGATGCTGTTATGGCAGATAAGGGCTTTCGCATCGAAGATCTCTTGGCAAAGAATGGAGTGAAATTGAACCTGCTGCCGTTCCTGAAGGGTGGCACATTCTCACCTAAGGAAGTGAAATCTACAAAGGAGATTGCTGCTTTGCGGATACACGTGGAGCGGCGGATACAGCGGATAAAGGCATTCCACATTTTTGATAGACCCATACCGTTAACCTTGGCTCCACTGATTAACCAAATTTGGACTGTGACGGCAATCCTGAGCAACTTCCAGTCTTCTCTCATGCAACAGTCAAGTGGCAAACCGCAACAAGAGCCTTAG
- the LOC142768627 gene encoding uncharacterized protein LOC142768627, whose amino-acid sequence MATARRFPVPEHVMWTNCLENLPHIPNDTVADLINQAPTSSKQQTKSYAFAVEAYTLPSSVVTNACDTSIGIVYARATCYRSQKKSGRPYKVSLALKSDSRAVADSSCECPAGAGGACSHILAALRLLVLLKQKGFKEAPPELSCTELPQQWRRPRRQSIRPMAVQNVDWRSPREGGMGMPMPVRLFDARAEEQKEQQHLEAIHSLGEDLQSLGTFDFAAILLAAGGPSMDTKLGPAPAGSALSYQQAKLPAGFTTWMSLSISQGAATVTPVPALTLFSDGASQPPLPGRFTAEEWRVLTEIQLSQEEARDLELNSRQQRLSERWRQARANRLTASTFGHVVRRQAWTEKGLRNLIEPKDLTHVRPVQYGIRNENMAKDRYIAVMNSYGHNVSVQHCGLVVDPVCPWLGATPDGLVYDPEELSYGVLEVKCPHSLKDSEPEEAKKKKFSLVFGENGEPQLDRDHEYYAQVLGQMALTGCLWGDFVVCSEKWIGIERIWFDRNEWEDMRKKLDAFFEQMLPLLARR is encoded by the exons ATGGCCACAGCAAGACGTTTCCCAGTGCCCGAACATGTGATGTGGACAAACTGTTTAGAAAACTTGCCGCATATACCGAACGACACTGTAGCGGACCTAATAAACCAGGCGCCAACGTCATCCAAGCAGCAAACAAAATCTTATGCCTTCGCCGTGGAAGCGTACACTTTGCCGTCGTCGGTTGTGACCAACGCCTGTGACACAAG TATCGGGATTGTCTATGCACGTGCCACGTGCTACCGAAGCCAGAAGAAGAGTGGGCGGCCGTACAAAGTCAGCTTGGCTTTGAAAAGCGACAGTAGAGCAGTGGCAGATTCTAGTTGTGAGTGCCCCGCTGGGGCTGGTGGTGCCTGCAGCCACATTCTTGCGGCTCTGCGCCTCCTTGTTCTGCTGAAGCAGAAGGGCTTCAAAGAGGCACCACCAGAGCTTTCATGCACCGAGTTGCCGCAGCAATGGAGGCGCCCCCGACGACAAAGCATCAGGCCTATGGCCGTGCAGAACGTGGACTGGCGGAGTCCACGTGAGGGTGGCATGGGCATGCCAATGCCCGTGCGACTTTTTGATGCGCGGGCTGAGGAGCAAAAGGAGCAGCAACACCTTGAAGCGATCCATAGCCTGGGAGAGGACCTCCAGAGCCTCGGGACCTTCGACTTTGCTGCCATTCTCCTTGCTGCTGGGGGGCCGTCAATGGACACAAAGCTTGGGCCTGCGCCTGCGGGGTCTGCATTGTCATACCAGCAGGCAAAACTCCCTGCAGGCTTCACTACGTGGATGTCACTCAGCATTTCGCAAGGGGCAGCCACCGTGACACCAGTGCCAGCTTTGACTCTGTTTAGTGACGGAGCCTCACAGCCACCCTTGCCCGGCAGATTCACGGCTGAAGAATGGAGGGTGTTGACT GAGATCCAGCTGTCACAAGAAGAAGCTCGGGACCTCGAGCTGAACTCAAGGCAGCAGCGGCTCAGTGAACGCTGGCGCCAGGCACGGGCCAATCGACTGACAGCGTCAACTTTCGGCCACGTCGTCAGGCGGCAGGCATGGACGGAGAAGGGCCTCCGTAACCTCATTGAGCCGAAGGACCTCACGCACGTCCGTCCGGTGCAATATGGCATAAGGAATGAGAACATGGCCAAAGATAGGTATATAGCTGTCATGAACAGCTACGGGCACAATGTGTCAGTGCAGCATTGCGGCCTTGTGGTAGACCCTGTGTGCCCTTGGTTGGGTGCAACACCAGATGGACTCGTGTACGACCCGGAAGAACTTTCATATGGTGTGTTGGAGGTCAAGTGCCCCCATTCTCTGAAAGACTCTGAGCCAGaggaagcgaagaaaaaaaagttttccttGGTGTTCGGGGAAAATGGTGAACCGCAGCTGGACAGAGACCATGAGTATTATGCTCAGGTGCTTGGGCAGATGGCCCTCACTGGCTGCTTGTGGGGCGATTTTGTCGTGTGTTCGGAAAAGTGGATTGGCATTGAGCGCATTTGGTTCGACAGGAACGAGTGGGAGGATATGCGCAAAAAGCTTGATGCCTTCTTTGAGCAAATGCTGCCCCTTCTTGCCAGGCGGTAA